The following are from one region of the Phycisphaerae bacterium genome:
- a CDS encoding choice-of-anchor D domain-containing protein — protein MTPMRHGRSRRWAVAFLLSVGGAAVASCGTELLPDPDLDPSNPPAGQTPTSQPVSNTDGDEAIPGLPKPLAYYLSINPVHHRINCGGPDYTDPDGNLWVSDAGFYNTGKVYSVSQSIVGTSADPLYQTERFDKPAAPEMRYSIPVPTGEYRVRLHFSENYSPLLGVGRRVFDVLLEGAMILDDYDIFARAGARTAVVESFDVLVNDGAVTLDFVHVLENPKIAAIEVITLDAHAPPQIEQGASAFISAELNSLCPGILNQLTLSASDPDTAAALLTWTVAQPSAHGVATILGASVGGSVTVCYQPDSWQTSADAFTVRVEDDNGGSDSILITVNITGSLPSARIHQPAEGAVVVGDSVTVAWTTDGSTASVARVRIRLDSQTPVESALLNGQHTFTGVAPGQHNTTVELLDTGGAVVLPASASAHVGFTSQSAPPSVPAIMLLAPQTGASIVGNDVFVQWAASGETSAVDHVHIRLDDGPSISSARLVGTHTFMGVPPGSHRVTASLAAADHSSFQNPEATAFVEFTIQSQHPVLAASPGSIQFGLVSVGAVSPSQSVTLRNEGSVGLVIESLELLGMDSAVFSLVSPPMPFVIEQGATVETQIAFTPSAAGVRTATLRISPAPPAQPIGIAVVGEGFVPSVGGSALYRLNCGGTSYTDPQGNIWSPDTGFFNVGKVYSTSNAIAGTDLAPLYRVERYDTPSAPEMVYSFPVANGAYRVRLHFAEIYPPLFAVGRRVFDVRAEGVTVLDDMDVYARVGGNTALVETFDVSVTDNQLDIEFIHNIENPKVSAIEILELSGSSGLLVSPNVVEWGHVAIGQSGGVRNVQLVNSGSQTLVINAVSLRINSGAGHEFRATIGGTEYVGDHHDVIFPLSVAIGAGQSLVVPVDFVPSENGQHDVNLDFVGNFPTRTVRLLGIGGANPGHPFLHVVIDVPPVTVDYDQDGTELVQLTGADSHTHELGRVLSAFEWREAGQLRSTAINPLLPFSVGEHTVSLTIRDDNLPPQSLTDSATFRVVGPNQVPGVLALYYPAASGAADSLLDALPANPSYAEAIPGLRVLNGDSGVGGSSCSPPVMVRLIAQVDVLVTDTYIFNSSGGGSRRLFIDGAPVAGPISLTAGRHQIEARFAVESASQLPAAVTYARSGAAQGDVPSGLLTHDLAAVDPVINFMPISGNTTGGESIEITGLGFFPSQQVMVKWGAQTISGSALQVTPTTIRLTAPPGTGAVSVRVITPVGQSNSRSYSYVATGPAPVVFTLSSLATGIAGPTTAEWGPDGRLYVGTINGLIRAYSFDDNYNVTGTQDITAIAGLTNKNILGIAFNPMQPGGAVALYVSHSLIYANGGACFSGTSPYSGQVSVLTGPGFATVQPLITGLPVSNHDHAINGMVFDNHGDLYICSGGNTNAGVEHCNLGALPESPLTAAVLKAAISKPNFNGQVAYALSATGQLSSDQVAGGVVDVVAGVDVSVFASGLRNAYDLVFTTSGMLYATDNGPNGGFGAASTSANTQSNDPTAGDELILLENAHYLGHPNRNRGRYDERQNVYRGAAAATIPGVFNQMLTNFAASTNGIVEYRANTFNGALRGELLAQKWNGQTYRLKLIPDGRGVVTKQNLPVSLNSLDLTTAPGGVVIGADYTGNQLVIARPAETAGIAVYDIFPWRALQTGGQNFVISGNGFGTISDTSVTVGGVPAQITSVTSTRIRGVIPSVSGPPATLLDVAVQSGGQAAVLQKAFKYLMRETGAAPGASVHVVVDSGGNISNSSTYNAGAFEIHNNSTGELRITQVRLDLTTAVLRDMVFDPNGTAGDTASKPLSVNQQGGTGPVHHSYGEPRDNGYDELLIYFDQFNPGETFTFSIDVDPTSIQGAPPGGSVDVGAVSGLELAGARIWVTFSDGSVRSGELSQIPGSRTGAEVRIGASTVPAPAIQIRAACVTPATVSGASQTVRVTGVAGSSVRLTVAEGGLYLTDVPNGGFDLDPYEANRLVDVREYSATIGVGGFVDVPVTLTRDSELAGLNHISAVTVDSSGRTSRLSNVAILRYSP, from the coding sequence ATGACACCTATGCGCCATGGCAGGTCGAGACGTTGGGCGGTCGCGTTCCTGCTCAGTGTCGGTGGCGCGGCAGTTGCGTCGTGTGGGACGGAATTGCTTCCGGACCCGGACCTCGACCCGTCGAATCCGCCGGCCGGTCAGACTCCCACAAGCCAGCCCGTGTCCAACACGGACGGTGACGAAGCGATTCCCGGGTTGCCTAAGCCGCTTGCCTACTATCTCTCCATTAATCCGGTTCACCATCGCATCAATTGCGGCGGACCGGACTATACCGACCCCGACGGCAATCTCTGGGTCAGCGACGCGGGCTTTTATAACACGGGGAAAGTGTATTCCGTCAGTCAGTCGATCGTCGGAACCAGCGCGGATCCGCTCTATCAGACCGAGCGCTTTGACAAGCCCGCGGCGCCGGAGATGCGATACTCGATCCCCGTGCCGACGGGTGAGTATCGGGTCCGATTGCATTTCTCCGAAAATTATTCACCTCTCCTGGGCGTCGGCAGACGAGTGTTCGACGTGCTGCTTGAAGGAGCGATGATACTCGACGATTACGACATCTTCGCCCGAGCCGGCGCGAGGACAGCCGTGGTGGAGTCGTTCGACGTGCTCGTCAATGACGGCGCGGTGACACTCGATTTCGTTCACGTTCTGGAGAATCCGAAAATAGCCGCGATCGAAGTGATCACGCTTGATGCCCATGCGCCGCCGCAGATAGAACAGGGAGCGTCTGCCTTCATTTCCGCCGAGTTGAATAGTCTGTGCCCCGGAATACTCAATCAACTGACACTCTCCGCCAGCGATCCCGACACGGCCGCGGCACTGCTGACATGGACTGTTGCACAGCCGTCAGCGCATGGCGTCGCGACGATCCTCGGCGCGTCCGTCGGCGGGTCCGTCACCGTCTGCTATCAACCCGATTCATGGCAGACATCGGCCGATGCCTTCACCGTTCGCGTCGAGGATGACAACGGCGGCAGCGATTCGATCTTGATTACCGTAAATATTACCGGGTCACTTCCGTCGGCAAGGATTCATCAGCCCGCTGAGGGCGCGGTCGTTGTCGGCGATTCCGTCACTGTCGCATGGACAACAGATGGGAGCACGGCGAGCGTCGCTCGAGTTCGAATCCGACTGGATTCGCAGACACCGGTTGAGTCGGCGCTGTTGAACGGTCAGCACACTTTCACCGGGGTCGCGCCGGGTCAGCATAACACGACGGTCGAACTGCTCGACACTGGCGGCGCGGTCGTTCTTCCGGCATCTGCATCGGCTCATGTGGGATTCACCTCGCAGTCGGCGCCGCCTTCGGTGCCGGCCATCATGCTACTCGCCCCGCAAACCGGCGCATCGATCGTGGGCAACGACGTGTTTGTACAGTGGGCGGCATCCGGCGAAACGTCGGCCGTCGATCATGTTCACATCCGGTTGGACGATGGTCCATCGATTTCGTCGGCACGGCTTGTCGGCACTCATACCTTCATGGGAGTGCCGCCGGGAAGTCATCGAGTAACCGCGAGTCTGGCGGCGGCCGATCATTCCTCGTTCCAGAATCCTGAGGCGACTGCTTTCGTTGAATTTACCATCCAGTCGCAGCACCCGGTTCTGGCCGCGTCGCCGGGGAGCATTCAATTCGGCCTCGTGTCAGTCGGCGCGGTCTCACCTTCGCAGTCGGTCACGTTGCGAAACGAGGGCTCGGTCGGTCTGGTGATCGAATCGTTGGAGCTTCTCGGCATGGACTCAGCGGTGTTCTCCCTGGTGTCGCCTCCCATGCCGTTTGTTATTGAACAGGGGGCGACTGTTGAAACTCAAATCGCGTTCACGCCGTCCGCTGCGGGGGTCAGGACGGCGACACTCCGGATTAGCCCGGCCCCGCCCGCGCAGCCGATCGGGATTGCCGTCGTTGGCGAGGGCTTTGTACCGTCGGTCGGTGGTTCGGCTCTGTACCGGCTGAATTGCGGCGGTACGTCGTACACGGATCCACAAGGCAATATCTGGTCGCCGGATACCGGGTTTTTTAATGTCGGCAAAGTCTATTCAACCAGCAATGCAATCGCGGGCACCGATCTCGCCCCTCTGTATCGCGTCGAACGTTACGACACACCGTCGGCCCCGGAAATGGTGTATTCCTTCCCGGTGGCGAACGGCGCGTACCGGGTTCGGCTCCATTTCGCGGAAATCTATCCGCCGCTTTTTGCTGTGGGGCGTCGAGTTTTCGATGTTCGCGCCGAGGGTGTCACGGTTCTGGACGACATGGACGTCTATGCCCGAGTCGGTGGAAACACCGCGCTCGTCGAGACTTTTGACGTCAGCGTGACAGACAACCAACTCGACATCGAGTTCATTCACAATATTGAAAATCCCAAGGTCAGCGCGATAGAAATCTTGGAACTCTCCGGTTCCTCGGGTCTACTGGTCTCGCCGAACGTAGTTGAATGGGGCCACGTGGCAATTGGTCAGAGTGGCGGCGTGCGAAATGTTCAGTTGGTGAACTCCGGCAGTCAGACTCTTGTTATCAACGCGGTCAGCTTGCGCATCAATTCCGGCGCGGGGCATGAATTTCGTGCGACCATCGGCGGGACCGAATACGTTGGCGATCATCACGACGTGATTTTTCCGCTCAGCGTGGCAATTGGTGCGGGTCAATCGTTGGTCGTGCCGGTCGATTTTGTCCCCTCCGAGAACGGACAACACGACGTGAATCTCGATTTCGTCGGCAATTTCCCCACGCGAACCGTTCGCCTCCTGGGCATCGGCGGCGCAAATCCGGGTCACCCGTTTCTGCATGTGGTCATCGATGTGCCACCCGTGACGGTGGACTACGATCAGGACGGCACGGAACTCGTGCAACTGACCGGCGCGGACTCGCACACGCATGAATTGGGGCGCGTGCTGTCCGCATTCGAGTGGCGCGAGGCAGGACAACTGCGATCCACCGCGATAAATCCGCTGCTTCCATTTTCGGTCGGCGAGCACACCGTCAGCCTGACCATTCGGGACGACAATTTGCCGCCACAGTCCCTGACGGATTCGGCGACGTTCAGAGTGGTGGGGCCGAATCAGGTGCCGGGCGTTCTTGCACTCTACTATCCGGCTGCGAGCGGTGCGGCGGATTCACTGCTTGATGCTCTTCCTGCAAACCCTTCCTACGCTGAAGCGATCCCGGGCCTCAGAGTGCTAAATGGCGACTCCGGCGTGGGCGGATCCTCCTGCTCGCCGCCCGTAATGGTCCGGTTGATCGCCCAGGTCGATGTACTGGTCACCGATACATACATTTTCAATAGCTCCGGGGGCGGTTCGAGGCGGCTTTTCATCGATGGTGCGCCGGTGGCGGGGCCGATTTCGCTGACGGCGGGTCGGCACCAGATTGAAGCGCGCTTTGCAGTCGAATCGGCGTCGCAACTGCCGGCGGCGGTTACGTATGCCCGCAGCGGCGCTGCCCAGGGCGACGTACCTTCCGGCCTGCTGACTCACGATCTGGCGGCTGTCGATCCCGTTATCAACTTCATGCCGATCAGTGGAAATACGACTGGCGGGGAGTCGATTGAAATCACGGGTCTGGGCTTCTTTCCCTCACAACAGGTCATGGTCAAGTGGGGAGCACAAACGATCTCCGGCAGTGCGCTGCAGGTCACGCCGACGACGATCCGATTGACCGCACCGCCCGGAACCGGTGCGGTAAGCGTTCGCGTCATCACACCCGTTGGGCAAAGCAATAGTCGGTCGTACAGCTATGTCGCCACGGGACCGGCGCCCGTGGTATTCACCCTGTCCAGTCTGGCGACAGGCATCGCAGGTCCGACCACGGCGGAGTGGGGGCCTGACGGCCGATTGTATGTCGGGACGATCAACGGACTGATCCGAGCCTACTCATTCGATGACAACTACAACGTCACCGGCACGCAGGACATCACGGCCATCGCGGGTTTGACCAACAAGAACATTCTCGGCATTGCTTTTAATCCAATGCAACCGGGCGGGGCCGTGGCGCTCTATGTTTCGCACAGTTTGATTTACGCGAACGGCGGCGCGTGCTTCTCCGGGACATCGCCGTACTCCGGTCAGGTATCCGTGTTGACCGGACCGGGCTTCGCGACCGTACAGCCGTTGATCACCGGTCTGCCGGTATCGAATCACGATCACGCGATCAACGGGATGGTGTTCGACAACCACGGCGATTTGTATATATGCAGCGGCGGTAACACCAACGCCGGCGTGGAACATTGCAACCTGGGCGCGCTACCGGAGTCGCCCCTGACCGCGGCTGTTCTCAAGGCCGCGATCAGCAAGCCGAATTTCAACGGTCAGGTGGCCTACGCTCTGAGCGCGACCGGGCAACTCAGCTCCGACCAGGTTGCAGGCGGCGTAGTCGATGTCGTCGCGGGGGTCGATGTGTCCGTCTTTGCCTCCGGACTCCGAAATGCCTACGACCTCGTCTTTACCACTTCCGGCATGTTGTACGCCACGGACAACGGCCCCAATGGGGGGTTTGGCGCGGCCAGTACCTCAGCGAATACCCAATCGAATGATCCCACGGCTGGTGACGAGTTGATTCTGCTTGAAAATGCGCACTACCTCGGTCATCCCAACCGCAATCGAGGTCGCTACGACGAGCGACAGAATGTATACCGTGGTGCAGCGGCCGCTACGATCCCGGGCGTGTTCAACCAGATGCTGACCAACTTTGCCGCGTCAACCAATGGCATCGTTGAATACCGCGCCAATACCTTCAACGGCGCGCTGCGCGGCGAACTGCTTGCCCAGAAATGGAATGGTCAGACCTATCGACTGAAGCTCATTCCGGACGGTCGCGGCGTCGTGACCAAGCAGAACCTTCCAGTCAGTCTGAACAGTCTCGACCTTACCACGGCCCCGGGCGGTGTAGTGATCGGCGCGGACTACACCGGAAATCAGCTTGTCATCGCCCGGCCCGCAGAAACCGCCGGGATCGCGGTGTATGACATCTTCCCTTGGCGGGCGCTTCAGACCGGCGGGCAGAATTTCGTCATCAGCGGCAACGGATTCGGCACGATCAGCGACACGAGTGTGACAGTCGGCGGCGTGCCGGCCCAGATCACCAGTGTCACGTCCACTCGAATCCGCGGCGTGATTCCCTCCGTTTCCGGACCGCCGGCCACGCTGCTCGATGTCGCCGTGCAGTCGGGTGGCCAGGCTGCCGTGCTGCAGAAGGCGTTCAAATATCTGATGAGGGAGACCGGCGCCGCGCCAGGTGCGTCTGTGCATGTGGTCGTCGATTCCGGCGGCAACATCAGCAATAGCAGCACCTATAATGCCGGCGCGTTCGAAATCCACAACAACTCGACCGGTGAACTCCGCATCACCCAGGTGAGGCTCGACCTGACGACCGCCGTGTTGAGAGACATGGTTTTTGACCCGAACGGAACGGCCGGCGACACGGCGTCCAAGCCCCTTTCCGTAAATCAGCAGGGCGGCACGGGTCCGGTTCATCATTCATACGGTGAGCCACGCGATAATGGCTATGACGAACTGCTGATTTATTTCGATCAGTTTAATCCGGGTGAGACTTTCACATTCTCAATTGATGTGGATCCGACCAGCATACAGGGTGCTCCTCCGGGAGGTTCGGTTGATGTCGGAGCGGTATCGGGCCTGGAATTGGCGGGCGCGCGGATCTGGGTCACCTTCAGCGACGGTTCCGTGCGAAGTGGCGAATTGTCCCAGATTCCCGGCAGCCGGACCGGCGCTGAAGTGCGAATTGGAGCTTCGACTGTCCCGGCTCCGGCAATTCAGATTCGTGCCGCGTGTGTGACACCTGCAACCGTTTCCGGAGCGAGTCAGACGGTTCGTGTCACCGGAGTCGCCGGCTCAAGCGTTCGGCTGACCGTCGCGGAGGGCGGATTGTATCTCACGGATGTGCCGAACGGCGGATTCGATCTTGATCCGTATGAGGCCAATCGCCTCGTCGATGTTCGCGAATATTCCGCGACGATCGGCGTTGGCGGGTTTGTGGACGTGCCGGTGACACTCACTCGCGACAGCGAGTTGGCCGGCTTGAATCACATCTCCGCCGTGACGGTCGATTCATCCGGCCGAACGAGTCGTCTGTCAAATGTCGCGATTCTTCGATACTCACCGTGA
- a CDS encoding YifB family Mg chelatase-like AAA ATPase encodes MLVRVQSQTLFGIEAVPCEVEVNTSSHGFATAIIVGMPDAAVKESLERIRTAMSNAGYAPPEHRTVINLAPADVRKEGPSLDLPIALGMCFAADGIAPELLSAFMVAGELALDGRTRPIKGALSMAMLARERGLRGVIVPRDNAAEAAVVREIEVIPVSNMTEAVGYLTEQLEIEPASLDLSSVFAEQSKYDVDFGDVRGQEFAKRAVTIAAAGHHNLLLIGPPGVGKTLMVKCLPTILPALSMNESLETTRIWSAAGKLPPGSPLIGTRPIRSPHHSASAAALVGGGSVPQAGEVSLAHHGVLFLDEFPEFQRGILETLRQPMEDGCVTIARSHSAVRFPAQFMLVAAMNPCPCGYHDDPKRPCKCTLPQIDKYRSRVSGPLLDRIDIHFKVRAVSYESLRDRKPDGGAIAARPGTTSAEIRERVVATREIQRRRFGRDNNIMNSRMSPKLVREHCPLTDDCEHILKAAMTELGLSARAHDKVLRVARTIADLDGSEQIRAPHLNEAVNYRQLDRQM; translated from the coding sequence ATGCTCGTTCGGGTCCAAAGTCAGACGCTATTCGGAATTGAGGCCGTGCCATGCGAAGTTGAGGTGAATACCTCATCGCACGGATTCGCCACCGCGATCATCGTCGGGATGCCTGATGCCGCCGTCAAAGAAAGCCTCGAACGCATACGTACCGCCATGTCTAATGCGGGCTATGCCCCGCCCGAACACCGCACCGTCATAAACCTCGCGCCGGCGGACGTGCGAAAGGAGGGGCCGTCCCTCGATCTGCCGATCGCCCTCGGGATGTGCTTCGCGGCCGACGGTATCGCACCGGAATTGCTCAGCGCGTTCATGGTCGCGGGAGAACTTGCCCTCGACGGCCGGACACGCCCGATCAAAGGCGCGCTGTCGATGGCGATGCTCGCGCGCGAACGGGGTTTGCGCGGTGTGATCGTTCCTCGAGACAACGCGGCCGAAGCGGCAGTGGTTAGAGAGATCGAGGTGATTCCCGTCTCCAACATGACCGAAGCAGTTGGCTACCTGACCGAACAGTTGGAGATTGAGCCGGCTTCGCTCGATCTGAGTTCGGTGTTTGCCGAGCAATCGAAATACGACGTGGATTTCGGAGACGTGCGCGGGCAGGAGTTCGCGAAACGTGCGGTCACGATCGCCGCGGCCGGTCACCACAACCTGCTGCTCATCGGTCCGCCGGGTGTCGGCAAGACGCTCATGGTCAAATGCCTTCCGACGATTCTCCCCGCACTGTCCATGAATGAATCACTCGAAACGACTCGAATCTGGTCGGCGGCGGGAAAGTTGCCGCCCGGATCACCGTTGATCGGTACACGTCCGATTCGCTCGCCGCATCACTCGGCCAGCGCGGCGGCGCTCGTCGGAGGCGGCTCAGTTCCCCAGGCAGGCGAGGTATCCCTGGCTCATCATGGGGTGCTTTTCCTGGACGAGTTCCCTGAGTTTCAGCGGGGCATTCTGGAGACGCTCCGACAGCCGATGGAGGACGGCTGCGTGACGATCGCGCGGTCGCACAGCGCGGTTCGGTTTCCGGCCCAGTTCATGCTTGTCGCGGCGATGAATCCGTGTCCGTGCGGATACCACGATGACCCGAAGCGGCCTTGCAAGTGTACGCTGCCGCAAATCGACAAGTATCGGTCTCGAGTCAGCGGTCCATTGCTCGACCGCATCGACATCCACTTCAAGGTCCGAGCCGTATCGTATGAGTCGCTTCGCGACAGGAAGCCGGATGGCGGCGCGATCGCGGCCAGACCCGGGACGACATCGGCAGAGATTCGCGAGCGTGTGGTGGCCACTCGCGAAATCCAGCGCAGGCGCTTCGGACGCGATAACAACATCATGAACAGCCGAATGAGTCCGAAGCTTGTGCGGGAGCACTGCCCTCTCACCGACGACTGCGAGCACATTCTCAAGGCGGCGATGACGGAACTGGGACTTTCAGCCCGAGCCCACGACAAGGTGCTGCGCGTCGCCCGGACCATTGCGGATCTCGATGGGTCCGAGCAAATCAGAGCGCCTCACCTGAACGAAGCGGTAAACTACAGGCAACTGGATCGTCAGATGTGA
- a CDS encoding thrombospondin type 3 repeat-containing protein — protein MSSTCGKCLIALALLCCLAPNVQAQETITFESLQTGSIVSQVFSQGGVGPVAVSGSVNQINGNAAVIFDSSNPSALDLDLGSPNGQCNPAGPGIGQGGIPASMYANCTALGKILIVAENLTDANPADGLVDVPNDSAGGNPMLHFNFSAIGPVTLQSITILDIDQNPNAKVYLYSPSNALLNQISIPNTGDNGKVVLSLGPTANVGRMVVALKGSGAVDDIVFLTAPTTQPVRGACCLPNGTCIDNETPSDCSNKLGTFKGADSLCSQVSCPQPTGACCLPNGTCTADQTAAQCTGANGTFQGAGTTCNGVSCPQPTGACCLPNGTCSANQTAAQCSGANGTFQGAGTTCNGVSCSQPTGACCLPNGTCSANQTAAQCSGANGTFQGAGTTCNGVSCPPPTGACCFSEIVQGVTDPNTCCAELLESDCISDGGVYQGNFTTCANTFCDLDLDTVLDCTECENCLNGPINITVDSLNHTVDLNGCEVINTGFSVPPAVGCTPFDTQVSTTFIAEALTRTYRTCTGCINVIREWEAVQILPGNVQVSPAPGVCFSFQPIPVQGDPNAEPREVQVTITFRFANEDPNCPGLAVCPGNYLLRLTERIIEEQPCEDTFARSAIGGDCVANGCSDPNEVCNPNTGRCEIVIITEQPIPLTDEGACCLCDGTCQDNLTLGECAAVNGIFRGEATTCATLLLACVPQPPLPDCNSNGIPDACELIGNDCNGNGIPDDCEPDCNNNGIPDDCDIDPTDPDGNGQVSKDCNGNQTPDECDIDPTDPDGNGQVSKDCNGNQTPDECDIDPTDPDGNGQVSKDCNGNQTPDECDIDPTDPDGNGQVSKDCNTDGIPDECQVPPDCNGNGIPDACEPDCNNNGIPDDCDIDPTDPDGNGKVSKDCNKDGIPDECQLVNNDCNGNGIPDDCEADCNNNGIPDDCDIDPTDPDGNGKVSGDCNKNGIPDECDVDPSDPDGNGQVSKDCNGNKIPDECDVSTADPDGNNAVSPDCDGNGVPDECQTDTDGDGIIDACDNCPEVPNADQADADGDGIGDACDEPGPQPCPNGEGGLNILFSLLFHSPVCGGGCPLMIAGTICGLMAFRSRRRRR, from the coding sequence ATGTCATCTACGTGCGGAAAGTGTCTCATCGCTCTGGCGTTATTGTGTTGCCTTGCACCGAATGTCCAGGCCCAGGAAACAATCACATTTGAATCCCTGCAGACGGGTTCCATCGTGTCGCAGGTCTTCAGTCAGGGTGGTGTCGGTCCTGTGGCAGTCAGTGGGTCGGTGAACCAGATCAACGGCAATGCGGCGGTGATCTTCGATTCGTCCAATCCATCCGCACTGGATCTCGATCTGGGTTCGCCCAACGGCCAATGCAATCCGGCCGGACCAGGAATCGGGCAGGGGGGAATTCCCGCGTCGATGTATGCCAACTGCACGGCACTCGGAAAAATACTGATTGTTGCGGAAAACCTCACTGACGCAAATCCCGCGGACGGACTTGTTGACGTTCCGAACGACTCAGCCGGCGGAAACCCGATGCTGCACTTCAATTTCAGCGCCATCGGCCCCGTCACACTTCAGAGCATCACCATTCTCGACATCGACCAGAATCCGAACGCCAAGGTTTATCTCTATTCGCCAAGTAATGCGCTGCTGAATCAGATCTCCATCCCCAATACGGGTGACAATGGAAAAGTCGTCCTCTCGCTCGGACCCACCGCCAACGTGGGCCGAATGGTTGTGGCCCTCAAGGGCTCCGGTGCCGTGGACGACATCGTCTTCCTGACCGCTCCCACCACCCAGCCGGTTCGGGGTGCGTGCTGCCTTCCCAATGGCACATGCATCGACAACGAGACTCCTTCGGACTGCTCCAACAAGCTTGGAACGTTCAAGGGTGCGGACTCGCTCTGCTCGCAGGTGAGCTGCCCTCAGCCCACCGGCGCCTGCTGCCTGCCGAACGGAACCTGCACTGCCGATCAGACGGCGGCGCAGTGCACCGGCGCGAATGGCACCTTCCAGGGCGCTGGAACAACCTGCAACGGCGTCAGTTGCCCTCAGCCCACCGGCGCCTGCTGCCTGCCGAACGGAACCTGCTCGGCGAATCAGACGGCGGCACAGTGCTCCGGCGCGAATGGCACCTTCCAGGGCGCGGGAACAACCTGCAACGGCGTGAGTTGCTCTCAGCCCACCGGCGCCTGCTGCCTGCCGAACGGAACCTGCTCGGCGAATCAGACGGCGGCACAGTGCTCCGGCGCGAATGGCACCTTCCAGGGCGCGGGAACAACCTGCAACGGCGTGAGTTGCCCGCCCCCGACGGGTGCTTGCTGCTTCTCCGAGATCGTTCAGGGTGTAACAGATCCCAACACCTGTTGCGCCGAACTGCTGGAGTCGGACTGCATATCCGACGGTGGCGTTTATCAGGGTAACTTCACGACCTGTGCGAACACCTTCTGCGACCTCGACCTCGACACCGTCCTGGACTGTACCGAATGTGAAAACTGTCTCAACGGTCCGATCAACATTACTGTCGATTCCCTGAATCACACCGTCGATCTCAACGGTTGCGAAGTGATTAATACCGGCTTCTCTGTGCCGCCAGCCGTTGGATGCACGCCGTTTGACACCCAGGTCTCAACGACTTTCATCGCCGAGGCCTTGACGCGCACCTACCGGACATGCACCGGCTGCATCAATGTAATTCGCGAATGGGAAGCGGTTCAGATTCTGCCCGGCAATGTGCAGGTCAGTCCCGCGCCAGGCGTGTGCTTCAGCTTTCAGCCGATTCCTGTTCAGGGGGACCCGAACGCCGAGCCGCGCGAGGTGCAAGTCACGATCACATTCCGCTTTGCTAACGAAGACCCCAATTGTCCGGGACTCGCGGTATGCCCGGGCAACTATCTGCTCCGCCTCACTGAGCGGATCATTGAAGAACAGCCTTGCGAAGACACCTTCGCAAGGTCTGCAATCGGCGGCGACTGCGTCGCAAACGGCTGTTCGGATCCGAACGAGGTCTGCAACCCGAACACGGGTCGCTGCGAGATCGTCATCATCACGGAACAGCCGATCCCGCTGACCGATGAAGGCGCTTGCTGTCTTTGCGACGGCACCTGCCAGGACAATCTTACGCTGGGTGAATGCGCAGCGGTAAATGGCATTTTCCGCGGCGAAGCGACAACCTGCGCGACGCTCCTGCTCGCGTGCGTGCCCCAGCCGCCGCTGCCCGACTGCAATAGCAACGGGATTCCGGATGCCTGCGAATTGATCGGCAACGACTGCAACGGAAACGGAATCCCTGACGACTGCGAGCCGGATTGCAATAACAACGGCATTCCGGATGATTGCGATATCGATCCGACCGATCCGGACGGCAACGGGCAGGTCAGCAAGGATTGCAACGGCAATCAGACACCCGACGAGTGCGATATCGATCCGACCGATCCGGACGGCAACGGGCAGGTCAGCAAGGATTGCAACGGCAATCAGACACCCGACGAGTGCGATATCGATCCGACCGACCCGGACGGCAACGGACAGGTCAGCAAGGATTGCAACGGCAATCAGACACCCGACGAGTGCGATATCGATCCGACCGACCCGGACGGCAACGGGCAGGTCAGCAAGGATTGCAACACCGACGGAATCCCCGATGAATGTCAGGTTCCGCCTGACTGCAACGGAAACGGCATCCCCGATGCCTGCGAGCCGGATTGCAATAACAACGGCATTCCGGACGATTGCGACATCGACCCGACCGATCCCGATGGAAACGGAAAGGTCAGCAAGGATTGCAACAAGGATGGAATTCCGGACGAGTGTCAACTCGTCAACAATGACTGCAACGGCAATGGAATTCCTGATGACTGTGAAGCCGATTGCAATAACAACGGCATTCCGGACGATTGCGACATCGACCCGACCGATCCGGACGGCAACGGCAAGGTCAGTGGCGACTGCAACAAGAACGGAATTCCCGACGAGTGCGATGTGGACCCGTCTGATCCGGATGGTAACGGCCAGGTCAGCAAGGACTGCAATGGCAACAAGATTCCCGACGAGTGCGATGTCAGCACAGCCGACCCGGACGGCAATAATGCCGTGAGTCCCGACTGCGACGGAAATGGCGTGCCGGACGAGTGCCAGACCGACACCGACGGCGACGGCATCATCGACGCGTGCGACAACTGTCCCGAAGTGCCAAATGCCGATCAGGCGGATGCGGACGGCGACGGCATCGGCGATGCCTGCGACGAACCCGGTCCGCAGCCTTGTCCCAATGGGGAGGGTGGCCTGAACATCCTGTTCAGCCTCCTCTTCCACTCCCCGGTTTGCGGCGGCGGCTGTCCGCTGATGATTGCCGGCACGATTTGCGGCCTCATGGCGTTCCGCTCGAGACGCCGTCGACGCTGA